A genome region from Anastrepha ludens isolate Willacy chromosome 3, idAnaLude1.1, whole genome shotgun sequence includes the following:
- the LOC128857105 gene encoding antigen 5 like allergen Cul n 1-like, which translates to MQLKFTFLAFLLATFEIISATNYCDSSLCSSSKHIACNNNGNFASSCKSPSLVTLTQANRNAIVNAHNVKRNLVAGGETNLKPACRMATMQWDDELAALAALNVKQCQMKHDACHNTDAFKYSGQNLAWITFYGTPDVAKLAQHSIDMWYNEIKDTKMAYINAYPNNYQGLTIGHFTVMVADRNIRVGCAASTYAVSGKSYKAFLMACNYATTNMINFPIYKACATAASNCEKGTNADFQNLCSKSEVFAVNKWF; encoded by the exons ATGCAGTTGAAGTTCACCTTCCTCGCTTTTTTGTTGGCGACATTTGAAATCATTTCCGCCACGAATTATTGCGACAGCTCCTTGTGCAGCTCCAGCAAGCATATCGCATGCAACAACAATGGG AACTTCGCGTCCTCCTGCAAAAGTCCCAGCTTGGTTACTCTAACACAGGCAAATCGGAATGCGATTGTCAATGCGCACAATGTCAAGCGTAATTTAGTGGCTGGCGGCGAGACGAATTTGAAGCCGGCTTGCCGTATGGCCACCATGCAATGGGATGACGAATTGGCCGCTTTGGCTGCGCTGAATGTCAAACAATGCCAAATGAAACACGATGCCTGCCACAATACCGATGCTTTCAAATATTCGGGCCAGAATCTAGCTTGGATCACTTTCTATGGTACACCCGACGTTGCGAAATTGGCGCAACACTCGATCGATATGTGGTATAATGAAATTAAGGACACCAAAATGGcttacataaatgcatatcCAAATAATTATCAGGGCCT tactaTTGGCCACTTTACCGTCATGGTGGCGGATCGAAATATTCGTGTGGGATGCGCTGCTTCCACCTACGCAGTATCGGGCAAGTCGTACAAGGCGTTCCTTATGGCTTGTAACTATGCAACTACGAATATGATCAATTTCCCAATATACAAAGCCTGTGCGACTGCAGCTTCGAATTGTGAGAAGGGCACCAATGCAGACTTTCAAAATCTTTGTTCTAAATCTGAAGTATTTGCTGTAAATAAATGGTTCTAA